Proteins from one Paraburkholderia sp. BL10I2N1 genomic window:
- the hslV gene encoding ATP-dependent protease subunit HslV: MEQFHGTTIVSVRRGDKVALGGDGQVTLGNIVMKGGAKKVRRIYNGKVLVGFAGGTADAFSLLDRFEAKLEKHQGNLTRAAVELAKDWRTDRMLRRLEAMLIAADASTTLVITGNGDVLDPEGGICAIGSGGAYAQAAARALADNTDLSPREIVEKSLEIAGDMCIYTNHNRVIETIE; encoded by the coding sequence ATGGAGCAATTTCACGGCACGACGATCGTTTCCGTGCGGCGCGGCGACAAGGTCGCGCTAGGCGGTGACGGCCAGGTAACGCTTGGCAATATCGTCATGAAGGGCGGCGCGAAAAAAGTCCGGCGCATCTATAACGGCAAGGTGCTGGTCGGTTTCGCCGGCGGCACAGCCGACGCCTTCTCGCTGCTCGACCGGTTCGAGGCAAAACTCGAAAAGCACCAGGGCAACCTCACGCGCGCCGCCGTCGAACTCGCCAAAGACTGGCGCACCGACCGCATGCTGCGTCGCCTCGAAGCCATGCTGATCGCGGCCGACGCCAGCACCACGCTCGTCATCACCGGTAATGGCGACGTGCTCGATCCCGAAGGCGGCATCTGCGCAATCGGCTCGGGCGGCGCGTACGCACAGGCCGCGGCGAGGGCGCTCGCCGACAACACGGATCTTTCGCCGCGCGAGATCGTCGAAAAGTCGCTGGAGATTGCCGGCGATATGTGTATCTACACGAACCACAACCGCGTCATCGAGACGATCGAGTAA
- the dksA gene encoding RNA polymerase-binding protein DksA produces the protein MTTKRLLTEAEILKMSDKDYMNEDQLAFFKNKLEQLQAEILRNAGQTTENLRETVIVPDPADRATIEEEHALELRTRDRERKLLKKVQQSLARIESGDYGWCEETGEPIGIPRMLARPTATLSLEAQERRELRQKLFGD, from the coding sequence ATGACGACGAAACGACTCTTGACCGAAGCCGAAATCCTGAAGATGAGCGACAAGGATTACATGAATGAGGATCAGCTCGCTTTCTTCAAGAACAAGCTCGAACAGCTGCAGGCGGAAATTCTCCGCAATGCGGGCCAGACGACCGAAAACCTGCGCGAAACCGTGATCGTGCCTGACCCGGCCGATCGCGCGACGATCGAGGAAGAGCATGCGCTCGAACTGCGCACGCGCGACCGCGAACGCAAGCTGCTGAAGAAGGTTCAGCAGTCGCTCGCACGCATCGAATCGGGCGATTACGGCTGGTGCGAAGAAACCGGCGAGCCGATCGGCATTCCGCGTATGCTCGCACGGCCCACGGCTACCCTGTCGCTCGAAGCACAGGAACGCCGCGAACTGCGCCAGAAGCTGTTCGGCGACTGA
- a CDS encoding GTP-binding protein — translation MIPVTILTGFLGSGKTTLLKRILNEKHGMKIAVIENEFGEENIDNEILVQDVSEQIIQMSNGCICCTIRGDLARVLGDLAAKKQAGELDFDRVVIETTGLANPGPVAQTFFMDNQIADEFLLDAIITLVDAKHANQQLDEHEVVQRQVGFADRLFITKADLVEEQAIGDLRHRLLHMNPKAAIRVVNFGEAEIKEIFDLRGFNLNAKLEIDPEFLAEDDHVHAHHDHDHDHDHENCDHDHGHCDHEGHDHGNHHHAHHDDKIKSFVYRSERPFDPNRLEDFLGGILQIYGERLLRYKGVLYMKGVDRKVVFQGVHQMMGSDLASKWQPIEKKNSKMVFIGIELPQDLITDGLDACLA, via the coding sequence ATGATTCCCGTCACTATCCTGACCGGCTTTCTCGGCAGCGGCAAAACCACGCTGCTCAAGCGCATCCTGAACGAAAAGCACGGCATGAAAATCGCCGTGATCGAAAACGAGTTCGGCGAAGAGAACATCGACAACGAAATTCTCGTGCAGGACGTCAGCGAACAGATCATCCAGATGAGCAATGGCTGCATCTGCTGTACGATCCGCGGGGATCTGGCGCGCGTGCTGGGCGATCTGGCCGCGAAAAAGCAGGCAGGCGAACTGGATTTCGACCGCGTCGTGATCGAAACGACGGGTCTCGCGAACCCGGGCCCGGTGGCGCAGACGTTCTTCATGGATAACCAGATCGCCGACGAATTCCTGCTCGACGCAATCATCACGCTGGTCGACGCGAAGCACGCCAACCAGCAGCTCGATGAGCACGAAGTCGTGCAGCGCCAGGTGGGTTTCGCCGATCGTCTGTTCATTACGAAGGCCGATCTGGTAGAGGAACAGGCAATCGGTGATCTGCGGCATCGCCTGCTGCACATGAACCCGAAGGCGGCGATCAGGGTCGTCAATTTCGGCGAAGCCGAAATCAAGGAAATCTTCGACCTGCGCGGCTTCAACCTGAACGCGAAGCTCGAAATCGATCCGGAGTTTCTCGCCGAAGACGACCATGTCCATGCGCACCACGATCATGACCATGACCATGATCACGAGAATTGCGATCACGATCACGGCCATTGCGATCATGAAGGGCATGACCACGGCAATCATCACCACGCGCACCACGACGACAAGATCAAGTCGTTCGTCTACCGCAGCGAACGTCCGTTCGACCCAAACCGCCTCGAAGATTTCCTCGGCGGCATCCTGCAGATCTACGGCGAGCGCCTGCTGCGCTACAAGGGCGTGCTGTACATGAAGGGCGTCGACCGCAAGGTGGTATTCCAGGGTGTGCACCAGATGATGGGCAGCGACCTGGCTTCGAAGTGGCAGCCGATCGAAAAGAAGAACAGCAAGATGGTGTTCATCGGCATCGAACTGCCGCAGGACCTGATCACCGACGGCCTGGACGCCTGCCTCGCCTGA
- a CDS encoding class I SAM-dependent rRNA methyltransferase: protein MNTVTLKPSKEKSLLRRHPWVYANAIERIDGKPEAGATVIVRAHDGRFLARAAYSPHSQIRARVWSFDEAEPIDHAFFKRRVQRALAHRRSMVHNTGAVRLIFGEADGLPGLIVDYYIADDATQRGQLVCQFMAAGVEAWKEAIVGALTGATGCPNVYERSDVSIREKEGLEQTTGVLAGDAPSGTLIASENGVRYHVDVHNGHKTGFYVDQRDNRALVQELAQDRDVLNCFCYTGGFSLAALKGGAKRVVSIDSSGEALALAQQNVVANGFDAARATWLDADAFKTLRRLFDEGERFDLIVLDPPKFAPSREHVDRAARAYKDINLTALKLLRPGGLLFTYSCSGAIDAELFQKIVASAASDARVDARILKRLGAGVDHPLLTAFPEGEYLKGLLLQIA from the coding sequence ATGAATACCGTTACGCTGAAACCGTCGAAAGAGAAATCGCTGCTGCGCCGCCATCCGTGGGTCTATGCGAACGCGATCGAGCGCATCGACGGAAAGCCGGAAGCCGGTGCCACCGTCATCGTCCGGGCGCACGACGGCCGCTTTCTGGCGCGCGCGGCGTACAGTCCGCATTCGCAGATTCGCGCGCGCGTCTGGAGCTTCGACGAAGCTGAACCCATCGATCACGCGTTCTTCAAGCGCCGCGTGCAACGCGCGCTTGCCCACCGCCGCTCGATGGTGCACAACACCGGTGCCGTGCGGCTCATCTTCGGCGAAGCGGATGGCCTGCCGGGCCTGATCGTCGACTACTACATCGCCGACGACGCCACACAGCGCGGACAGCTCGTCTGCCAGTTCATGGCGGCGGGCGTCGAAGCGTGGAAGGAGGCGATTGTCGGCGCGCTCACAGGCGCGACCGGTTGCCCGAACGTGTATGAACGCTCCGACGTGTCGATCCGCGAGAAGGAAGGCCTCGAACAGACGACCGGCGTGCTGGCCGGCGACGCGCCGTCGGGCACGCTGATCGCCAGCGAGAACGGCGTGCGCTATCACGTCGACGTGCACAATGGCCACAAGACCGGCTTCTATGTCGACCAGCGCGATAACCGCGCGCTCGTTCAGGAACTGGCGCAGGACCGCGACGTGCTCAACTGCTTCTGCTACACCGGCGGCTTTTCACTTGCCGCACTCAAAGGCGGCGCGAAGCGGGTGGTGTCGATCGATTCGTCGGGCGAGGCGCTGGCGCTGGCGCAGCAGAACGTCGTGGCCAACGGTTTTGACGCTGCTCGCGCCACGTGGCTCGACGCCGACGCATTCAAGACGCTGCGGCGGCTCTTCGACGAAGGCGAGCGTTTCGACCTGATCGTGCTCGATCCGCCGAAATTCGCGCCGTCGCGTGAACACGTGGACCGCGCGGCGCGCGCCTACAAGGACATCAACCTGACCGCCCTCAAGCTGTTGCGTCCGGGCGGCCTGCTGTTCACCTATTCGTGCTCCGGCGCGATCGATGCCGAACTGTTCCAGAAGATCGTCGCGAGCGCGGCGTCCGACGCGCGCGTCGACGCCCGGATCCTGAAACGCCTCGGCGCGGGCGTCGATCATCCGCTGCTGACGGCGTTCCCCGAAGGCGAGTATCTGAAAGGCCTGTTGTTGCAAATCGCCTGA